Below is a window of Pseudodesulfovibrio sp. 5S69 DNA.
GCCGCGGGCAGGGATTCGCCGGTGAGCATGGACTCGTCGATGCGCAGCTCCTTTTCCGAGAGCAGGCGCAGGTCCGCCGGAACCTTGTCGCCGGAACGCAGCAGGACCACGTCGCCGGGGACCACCTCGGGCGCGGGGAGCCGGACCGCCTTTCCGGCGCGCAGGACCCGGGCCTCGGCGCTCAGGTTGGCGGACAGGGAGTTCAGAGCCCTGACCGCCTTGGATTCCTGGAAATGCCCGACCAGGGCGTTGACCAGGACCACGCCGAAGATGACGCCCGAGTCTATCCACTCGCCGAGAAAGGCGGTCACCGCCCCGGCCGCGATGAGGATGTAGACCAGGGGCTGGTGGAACTGAAGCAGGAACCGGGCCAGGGCGGACGCGCCTTTCCTGCCGGAGATGCTGTTTTCGCCGAACCGCTTGCGCCGCCTGTCCACCTCGAACTCGTCGAGGCCCCCGGCCGGGTCCGTGTCCAGGAGACGGGCCGCCTCCGCGCCTTCGAGGTGATGCCACTGCTTGTTCAATATGGTTTCCATGGGGATCGTGCTCCGTGTGTTCTTCAGGGTCGGCCTCAGTATAAAGCCTGAAACAAAGGGGAGCCCGCGTCAAGGTGGCCTCGCGTTTCGGCCTTCCCGTTCCGGCTGCCCGAGAGGCTGTTCCCGCCCGTCCAGCTCCGCTCATCTCATCTTGACTTTCCTTAGTGAATGACCGTTAACTGACAACATGAGGAAACGTCTCGACAGCGACGTCCGCAGAGGACAGATAGCCGAAGCGGCCCTGGAACTGGTGGTCTCCGAGGGGATCTCCGCCCTGACGGTCAAGAACATCGCCAGCCAGGTGGGGGTCACGCCCCCGGCCCTGTACCGGCACTATGCGGGCAAGACCGAAATCCTGGCCGCCGTGGTGGATCACATCCTCGGCGTGTACACCGAGAGCCGGGATCGGGCCTTCCGCGAGGCGACCGGGCCGGTCGGCCTGCTGCGCGAGCTTTTCTTCTCCCATGTGCGCCTGTTCAAGCGGCACCCGGCCGTGCCGGTGCTCTTCTATTCGGACCTGCTCTGGCTGGAGGAGCCCTCCCTGGGCGAGCGCCTGAACCGCCACCTGGACGGGTTCGCGGACGAGGTGGCCGGGGTCATCCGCCGGGGCCAGGACGGCGGGCGCATCCGGGCCGACGAGACGGCCGAGCGGCTGTTCATCGCCTTTCTCGGGCTGTTCTCCACCCTCGGCATACTGGCCGGGCGGGGACTGTGCCAGGTGGACGTGGCCTCCCAGGCCGGGACCAACTGGAAAATTTTCGAAGACTACATCACCCGGACGGACGGACGCCCCTCGGAGGACGTCCAACGCGACAACTGCGAGGTGGTCCCATGAAACGCAAGTTCGGCCCGTTGCTGACGGGCATGCTCATTCTGATCGTCTTGGGCGGCGCCGGGGCCTGGTACTGGCTCAACCGGGACGTGACCGAGGCCGGGTTCGCCGAGGGCAACGGGCGCATCGAGGCCACGGAGATCGACGTGGCCGCCAAATGGGGCGGCAAGGTGGCCGAGGTCCTGGCGGACGAGGGCGACTACGTACAGGCGGGCGACGTGGTGGCGCGCATGGACATGCAGACGGAAAAGGCCCAGGTGGCCGAGGCCCGGGCCGACCTGGCCAGGGCCCGGAGCGCCTTGGAAACGGCCAGAGCCCAGGTCTTTCAGCGCCAGGCCGAGGTGGCCACGGCCCAGGCCGACCTGGCCCGGCAGCAGAGCGTCCTCGACGTGGCCCGCAAGAGCGACAAGCGCATCCAGACCCTGGTCAAGAGCGGGGTGGTCTCCCAGCAGGACGCGGACAACAGCCAGGGCGACCTGCGCACGGCCCAGGCGGCCTGGCGCGCGGCCCAGGCCCAGGTCAAGGCGGCCCAGGCGGCGGCCCAGGCGTCCAAGGCCCTGGTGGCCCAGGCCGGGGCGAACATCAATGCGGCCCAGGCCGTGGTCGACCGCCTGGAACAGGTCCTCGAAGACGGCGTGCTCCGCGCGCCCAAACCCGGCCGGGTCCAGTACCGCGTGGTCGAGTCCGGCGAGGTGGTCGCAGCCGGGGGCAAGGTGGTCAGCCTGGTGGACCTGAGCGACGTGTACATGACCTTCTTCCTGCCCGAGGTCCAGGCGGGGCGTGCGGCCATGGGCGGCGAGGCCCGCGTCGTTCTGGACGCCGCGCCCCAATACGTCATCCCGGCCAAAATCTCCTTCGTGGCCAGCGTGGCCCAGTTCACGCCCAAATCCGTGGAGACCAGCGACGAGCGCCAGAAGCTCATGTTCCGGATCAAGGCCCGCATCGACCCGGAACTGCTCCGGCGCTATGCCCGGTACGTCAAGACCGGCCTGCCCGGCGTGGCCTGGGTGCGCATCGACCGCGACGCCCAATGGCCCGACAGGCTGGCCGTGAAGCTCCCGGAGGAGAGGAAGTGAGCCACGCGCCGAGCGTCGGGGAGCGGCCGGACCCCGTCGTCCGGCTCAGGTCCGTGACCCACCGCTACGGCCGGACCCTGGCCGCCGACAACGTCTCCCTGGAGCTGCCCGCCGGGAAGATGGTCGGTTTCATCGGCCCGGACGGGGTGGGCAAGTCCACCTGGCTCGGGCTCATGGCCGGGGCGCGCCGCATACAGCAGGGCGCGGTCACTGTGCTCGGCGGCGACATGCGCTCCCGCCGCCACCGCGAAGCCCTGTTTCCGCGCATCGCGTACATGCCCCAGGGGCTGGGCAGGAACCTCTACCCGACCCTGTCCGTGCGCGAAAACATCGACTTTTTCGGCCGCCTGTTCGGCCAGTCCCGGCCCGAGCGCGACCGGCGCATCCGGGACCTGCTGCACAGCACGGGCATGAGCGACTTCGCGGACCGGCCCGCGCGCAAGCTCTCGGGCGGCATGAAGCAGAAGCTCAGCCTGTGCTGCGCCCTGGTCCACGACCCGGACCTGCTCATCCTGGACGAACCGACCACCGGCGTGGACCCCCTCTCCCGGCGGCAGTTCTGGGAACTCATCGAGCGCATCCGGGCCGGACGGCCGTCCATGAGCGTGCTCATCGCCACGGCCTACATGGAGGAGGCCGGGCGGTTCGACTGGCTGGTGGCCGTGGACGACGGCAGGAAACTGGCCGAGGGCCCCCCTGCGGAACTGCTTGAACGCACCGGGGCCGAGGACCTGGAAGGGGCGTTCCTGGCCCTGCTGCCCGAGGAGCGCAAGCGCGGCCACCACGAACTGCGGATACCGGCGCTCGACAAGGGCGAGACGGTCATCGAAGCCACGGGCCTGACCATGCGCTTCGGCAACTTCACCGCCGTGGACGACGTCAACCTGTCCGTGGACCGGGGCGAGATCTTCGGCTTCATCGGCTCTAACGGGTGCGGCAAGTCCACGACCATGAAGATGCTCACCGGCCTGCTCGAACCGACAAGGGGCGAGGCCCGGCTCCTGGGCCGCAAGCTGGACGCCCGGAACATGGCCACCCGGCGGCGCGTGGGCTACATGTCCCAG
It encodes the following:
- a CDS encoding TetR/AcrR family transcriptional regulator encodes the protein MRKRLDSDVRRGQIAEAALELVVSEGISALTVKNIASQVGVTPPALYRHYAGKTEILAAVVDHILGVYTESRDRAFREATGPVGLLRELFFSHVRLFKRHPAVPVLFYSDLLWLEEPSLGERLNRHLDGFADEVAGVIRRGQDGGRIRADETAERLFIAFLGLFSTLGILAGRGLCQVDVASQAGTNWKIFEDYITRTDGRPSEDVQRDNCEVVP
- a CDS encoding HlyD family secretion protein encodes the protein MKRKFGPLLTGMLILIVLGGAGAWYWLNRDVTEAGFAEGNGRIEATEIDVAAKWGGKVAEVLADEGDYVQAGDVVARMDMQTEKAQVAEARADLARARSALETARAQVFQRQAEVATAQADLARQQSVLDVARKSDKRIQTLVKSGVVSQQDADNSQGDLRTAQAAWRAAQAQVKAAQAAAQASKALVAQAGANINAAQAVVDRLEQVLEDGVLRAPKPGRVQYRVVESGEVVAAGGKVVSLVDLSDVYMTFFLPEVQAGRAAMGGEARVVLDAAPQYVIPAKISFVASVAQFTPKSVETSDERQKLMFRIKARIDPELLRRYARYVKTGLPGVAWVRIDRDAQWPDRLAVKLPEERK